A part of Larkinella insperata genomic DNA contains:
- a CDS encoding sugar phosphate isomerase/epimerase family protein produces MQHIDGTSAPNARREWLKKASLLGSALLAGHAPEAAPQPAPVVRRIPISVSSYSYWHFTPDKFPIEKVIEEAARLGFDGVEVLHRQMADESVAYQNKLKRLAFDSGLSMPLLSIHQNFLQPDLTKRKADIEHTFKCINIATQMGIPCVRMNTGSWGTIKNKRQTDYYQTGIEPPIQGYTDEDGIKWVIDGMGECLKYAEKAGVVLALENHWGLSSNTEYLLRMYNALKSSPAMGLNVDTGNFVGEPYSGLEKLAPYATIVQAKTYYGGGTFYDKDMDYTRIGRIFQKANFKGFVSLEFEGKEDPNTAVPKSLEVLRKAFTYTV; encoded by the coding sequence ATGCAGCATATTGATGGTACTTCAGCCCCGAACGCCCGGCGGGAATGGCTTAAAAAAGCGTCCTTGCTGGGATCGGCCCTGCTGGCTGGCCACGCCCCCGAAGCCGCACCTCAACCGGCTCCCGTCGTCCGGCGGATTCCGATCAGTGTTTCGAGCTATTCGTACTGGCATTTTACCCCCGATAAGTTTCCGATCGAAAAAGTCATTGAAGAAGCCGCCCGGCTGGGGTTTGACGGCGTTGAAGTACTCCACCGCCAGATGGCCGACGAATCCGTTGCCTACCAGAACAAGCTGAAGCGCCTGGCTTTCGACAGTGGTCTTTCCATGCCGCTGCTCTCGATTCACCAGAATTTCCTTCAGCCGGATCTGACGAAACGAAAAGCCGATATTGAGCATACGTTTAAGTGCATCAACATCGCGACCCAGATGGGTATTCCCTGCGTTCGGATGAATACCGGCAGTTGGGGAACCATCAAGAATAAACGGCAAACGGATTATTATCAAACCGGTATTGAGCCGCCCATTCAGGGGTATACGGACGAGGACGGCATCAAGTGGGTGATTGACGGCATGGGTGAATGCCTGAAATACGCGGAAAAGGCGGGCGTCGTGCTGGCGCTGGAAAATCACTGGGGCCTTTCGTCGAATACGGAGTATCTGCTGCGCATGTACAATGCGCTAAAAAGCTCCCCGGCTATGGGCCTGAACGTCGACACGGGCAATTTTGTCGGGGAACCGTACAGCGGCCTCGAAAAACTGGCCCCCTACGCCACCATCGTTCAGGCGAAAACCTACTACGGCGGGGGCACCTTCTACGACAAGGACATGGACTACACCCGCATCGGGCGAATTTTCCAGAAAGCCAATTTTAAAGGATTTGTTTCGCTGGAGTTTGAAGGGAAAGAGGACCCGAATACGGCCGTTCCGAAAAGCCTGGAAGTGCTCCGGAAAGCGTTTACCTACACGGTTTA